GACGTTGGTGCCCTGCTTGGCGGAGATATCGACGAACATGGTGTCGCCACCGTACTCCTCAGGAACAAGACCGAACTCGGTGAGCTGGCCACGGACCTTCTCCGGGTTGGCACCGGGCACATCGATCTTGTTGACGGCCACGACGATTGGTACCTTGGCGGCCTGAGCATGGTTGATAGCCTCAACGGTCTGAGGCATCACACCATCGTCAGCTGCGACCACAAGGATTGCGACGTCGGTAAGCTCGGCACCGCGGGCACGCATAGCGGTGAACGCCTCATGGCCAGGGGTATCAAGGAAGGTGATTTTGCGAGGTTCGCCCTCAAGATCCACCGTGACCTGGTATGCACCGATACGCTGGGTGATGCCGCCGGCCTCACGTGCGATGACGTTGGTCTTGCGGATGGTATCCAACAGTCGGGTCTTACCATGATCGACATGGCCCATGACGGTGACGACCGGCGGACGAGGTTTCAGATCCTCATCATCCTGCAGCTCTTCCTCGTCAAGGTTGATGTCGAACTGCTGCAGCAGCTCCTTGTCTTCCTCCTCGGCGGAAACGAGCTGGATGTTCCAGCCGATTTCCTCACCCAGGATCTGGAAGGTCTCTTCGTCCAGGGACTGGGTGGCGGTAGCCATCTGGCCCAGGTGGAAGAGCACGGTGACCAGTGCGGCCTGGTTGACGTTAATCTTCTCCGCCAGATCAGCCAAGGAAGCACCCTGACGCAGGCGGATGGTCTGGCCGTTGCCGTTGGGGATGCGAACGCCGCCGATGGTCGGTGCTTTCAGCTCCTCATACTCATGACGCTTTGCCAGACGGTTCTTACGGGCCTTAGAGGACTTGCCGCCCTGACGGCCGAAAGCACCAGCAGTACCGCCGCGACCACCGCGGCCACCGCCGCGTGCGGGACCATTGCTCGGGGCTCCGCCGCCCTGGAAGTTGTTGCCGCCGCCTTGGCCGCCACGGAATCCACCGCGAGCGCCGCCGCCTTGTGCGGCACCGCCCTGACCCGGACGGTTATGACCCCATTGGCCGGGACGAGGACCGCCCTGACCGCCTTGGCCCGGACGACCACCGCGGAATCCACCACGGCCTTGACCCTGACCCTGGCCTGGACGACCGGGACGGCCGCCACGACCACCTTCAGTGGTCGGACGAGCCATCGGATGCGGGCGCGGAATATCGCCCGGAGTCGGAGAGTGCATGCCCTGCTTACGGGAGAACGGGTTATTGCCCGGACGCGGACCCTGCGCATGCGGGCGCGGAATCGCGTTGGAAGCGTTGCCTCCAGCAGTCGGACGAGAACCGCCCTGGCCACCACGGTTGTTCTGGTGCTGACCGGGCTGGCCACCGTTCGGACGCCCCTGGCCCTGACGATTACCGTTCGGACGGCCTTGACCCTGACGGCTCGGACGACCGCCGTTATCGTGCTGATTATTGTGACGTGCGGGGGCCGGAGCCGCAGGACGTTCCGCCTGCGGGCGCGGGCCCGGAGTTGCTGCAGCCGGTGCGGCACCCTGATGTGTTGCAGCGGCAGCCGGCTTGTGCTGTGCCGGCTTGGCCGCAGGCTTCTGTGCAGAAGCCGCGGGCTTGGCATCGCCCTTATCGTCCTTGTCGAACGCGGCCTTCAGACGACGCGCCACCGGCGGTTCAATCGTAGAGGAAGCGGACTTAACGAATTCACCCATGTCCTTGAGCTTCTCAAGAACGGTCTTGCTATCGACGTTCAAGTCCTTAGCCAGTTCGTATACGCGTGGTTTCGCCACTAATTACTCCTATCTGTGACCACGCGTACATGGGCGTGGTCAGTTGGTGATGACGGCAAGCCTACCCTGTCTCATCGTGCGACCATGATCGTGTTACCTCGTCTCTGGTGTGGGAAATTTTGCGCACACTGCGCCAACCCACATACGCCAATCCAGCATACTCATAGCGCTGGATAGCACGGAATAGCGCGAGCCGCGTCATTGTTGACGCGGCTCGCAATGTATATCCGCCGGCTACTCGGAATCATTCGATCCGGAAGCCGGGCTCTCCCAAGCTATTCGGCCTGTGCTGCAGCCTGCTCGGCAGCCTGTTCTTCAGCGACCTTCTTGGCATGCGCCTCGGCGGATTCGATGCCGATCTTCCAGCCGGTGAGCTTGGCGGCCAGACGAGCGTTCTGACCTTCCTTGCCGATGGCAAGAGACAGCTGATCATCGTGGATGAAGGCGATTGCGGTCTTGTTCTTCTCGCTGATCACCTGTACGCCGGTGGCCACGGCCGGAGACAGCGCGGCAGCCACGAACTTGGCCGGATCATCGGAGTAGTCGACGATGTCGATCTTCTCCGGTCCGAGGTTCTCCATGACGGCACGCACGCGAGCGCCGCTGGGGCCGATCAGAGCACCCTTCGGGTTGACGCCATCGGTGTTGGCCTTGACCGCAAGCTTGGTGCGGGCACCGGCCTCGCGGGCAATCGCCATGATGGACACGGCACCGGAAACCAGTTCCGGCACCTCGCGTTCGAACAGCTTGCGCACCAGTTCCGGGTGGGAGCGGGAGACCACGATTTCCGGGCCCTTGATGCCGCGGGCCACATTCACCACGTATACGCGGATGCGTTCGCCGTGACGGTAGCGCTCACCCGGCACCTGCTCGCGGCGAGGCAGAATGGCTTCGACCTCACCCATGGCAACATGTACGTTGGTGGGATCGGAAGCATCCTGCTGGATGATGCCGGTAACCAGCTTGCCCTTTTGTCCGGAGAAGGCGCCGAACACCTTCTCATCCTCGACTTTGCGGAACAGTTGGGTGATGACCTGACGCGCGGTTGCGGCGGCGAGTCGGCCAAAGTCGTGCGGGGTGTCGTCGTATTCCTCACCCAGTTCCGGCGCGGGGTGCGGATCGTCTTCAGTGGGTTCGACCGGAATATCGTCGGCCGCCCACACAGTAAAACTGCCGGCGCGCTCATCGAGTTCCACACGGGCGTGCTTGGCCGCATGCGGGGTCTTGAGGTAAGCAAGACGAAGAGCCTCTGCCAGCGCATCGTCCAAGGTTTCGGGGTCGATTCCTTGCTCGGCGGCAAGCTTATGCATTCCTGTCAGGTCCAGTTCCATCGATCCGTACCTCCTATGAAGTTATGTGGCGAATGGCCTTGAGTGGTCACAGTTAGCTATTAGTGTAGATTTCCATGCAGACACGCTCCCCCTTGACTGGTTTCCGCCGACTCATGGCCGGCGTATGCGCGGGTGCGTTCATATGTTCGCTTTCTGCATGCTCGATGCCTCGATTGGCGGACCGAGCCGAAGCGGAACGAACGATGAGTCCCTGCGAGAGCGCGCTGACGTTGGCGAACTTTGCCACGACTCCGGCCAAGGGCACTCCGCTCATGGTGCAGTACGGTAACGGATTGGCCGCTCCCCTGGCATGGATCGATGTTGCCGGACACTGTTCCGGGCGCTTTGCCGAAGGAACGTTGCGCAACGCCCAGACCAAGCAACGATTGACCGTGCTGGCCGGCAAATTCGGACACAGCACGCCAGAAGTCACGCCGGCCCGTCTTGATGGCATCACTTCCGCAACCATCGACCGATCGGCATTGGATGCAATGGCTATTGCCGAGGACCGCGCCGGATTTGCCCTCGAAGTGTTGGCCGCCCGCGGGGTGACAGCCGGTGCAACACTCACATTGAGCGACATGCATAAGACCGCCGGACAGCAGTTGGTGTCGCTGGCGAATAAGCGCTTCAGCGATTCTGGTTCAACTGCCGACGCCGGCGACAGCCAAGACCCACGGCAAAAGGTCTATGCCATCGACCAGTTGCTGGCCGATCCGACCACCATCGAAGACAAGGCCAGCGGACAAACCGTGCCTACGGCTTCCGCCATCGAAATGGATTGCGCCCGTGCTGAAATCAAGGCCGTGGCCGATTCCACCTCCCAATCCGACAGCGATACCTTGCTAGTGCTTGCCGCCCTGGCCGCCAAGCATGCATACACCGCATTCCAGCTTGGTTATCCCTCCGGAGACTCCGCTTTGTTTGCGTAGGGATATAGACGGCACAGGCAGATCGCCCGATTACGCGCAAAAAACAGGAACTGCACGTTACCGAGCGAGCTTGGTCGAGGCACGCTCCACCACGGTGAAATCGGTGGTGTAGGTGCGCGCCGGCCCGGAATATCCTTCAATGCGTTCGATAAGCATATCCACGGCATGTTTGGCGTAATCATCCACATGCGGATCGATGGTGGTCAGCGCCGGCACCGAGTACTCGGATTCCGGCACATTGTCGAAGCCGATGAGTTGTACATCGGCCGGTACTCGCAGCCCACGCCGCTGCAATTCGTGAATAGCACCGAGCGCGATGGCATCGTTAAGACACAGCACCGCCTGAGGGCACGGCAACGAATCCAGCATGGATGCCGCGGCCTGCACACCGCCATGCTGATTCCAGCCGAGCAGAGGAATGACATACCGCCAATCCACGGTCAAACCGCGCTCTTCATGAGCCTGCACATACCCCTGGATACGCAGCGACTGCGTGCCGTCGCGCTGATCGTGAACGTCCTCCCAACCATGCATGCCGGGTAAGGCGCCGATAACGGCGATGGTTCTCACACCTGTGTCCAGCAAACGCCCGACCGCGAACCGCACCGCCTCGGTGTTCGGCATGGTCACCTGATCGCATTTCCCATACGACAGGTAGTCGCCGCCCAACACCACCGGACACGGCTGCTGAAGTACCTCACCCTTGTTCTCCAGCGCGCGTTCGGTAAAGAAAATCCACCCATCCGCACCCAGCCGGTATGTTTCCTCGATATTGTCGGACAGACCCATGCCACCCGAGCCATAGGTATTGATGATGACGCCATACTCGCGTTGCTTGGCGAACTCGATGACAGGCAATGCGGCTACCGCACCAACGCAAAGCCCCCGAAGTGCAAGACTTCGGGGGCTTGGTTGCGGATGAAGCGAGATTCGAACTCGCGGAGGCTTTCACCTCACACGCTTTCGAGGCGTGCTCCTTAGACCGCTCGGACATTCATCCATGCTGCCCAAAAGGCAACTTGTTTATTATGCCACATTCCGACGACGCGGCAAGTCGGGGTTTTGCGAGTCTACGCCACCTGTTCATGCACGGAGGCATTGACCCACTGGGTCTGCTGGACGTTGTAGCCGGAGAATATGCCGATGTCGAGCATGCAGTCGCGGTAGTCGCGGCCGTGGGCGATGGTGATGTAGTTGTCGTCCACCAAACGATTATGCGTGGGATCCAAGCCGACCCATCGGCCATCCTGATAGACCTCAACCCAAGCGTGAGTGGCGCCTTCTCCCCCGAGCAGTCCTGCAATGTACCGGGCGGTCAGTCCAACATGCCGGCACACGGACAGCATCACATGCGCATAGTCCTGGCATACGCCTTTGCGCTGCGCCAAGGCCTGTTCGGCGGTGGTGCGAATCGTGGTGGATCCGGGAGTATATACAAAAGCTTTGTACACCTCGTCCATCACTTCGGCAGCCTGCTGCACCGGCGTAGCATCAGCAGGCAGCGCGGCAAGACGATCACGGCATACAGCAATCATCGCCTCTACGTATGGGCCAGGAATGGTCAGCGCAGAATTGAACCGGTAGAGCGGCTTGTAGATTTCCTTCTTGATGTGTTCGTTGTCCACAAAGGCGATGCCGGTCACCGAATAGCTGAACATGTCGTGCGGCTCGGGCGCAAAGCCGGTCATCACCACGGAATCAAAGGAATCGATGGTGGTTTCGAGTTCAGTCTCTGGCTGAATCTTCACTTCGACGTCAATCACTTGCTGGCGCGGACCGGTGGCCGGTATGCAGCGCAACTGGAACCTGTGGTCGGTGACCGGCGAGCTGAAGGACAGCTTCATCTCATAGTCGAACACGAGTTTTTTCACGACGTCTCCTGCACAATACTCACGCACCAGCGGCCGGCACATTTCGGGATAGCAGCACTACAGATACAGTGGCCGCCGCACCCGCTCGCAAAAATGTAGCGGGCGCATACGGCTTGAAGCCATACCACCATACCATTGCAACCTGTCAGGGGCGCTTGGCATCCATGTTCATGGAGCTGAGCGAGCCCATGTCCTTGATGGCCAAAGCGCTGACTCTGCCGGAATAATCGTCAAGGTACTTCTTCAGAGAATCGGCCACCTCCTGATATCCGCGAGACGGCAGCTGGCCGACAAGCCAACTCAGTCCGTCGGCGAAACAGCTCGGCAACGGCATACCGTCGAGAATCATCGAATAGGAGGCCAGCTTCTTCAGCGGGGCTTCCATTTCTTCCATCGTGAGCCCAAAACGGGTGTACAAATCGATGCGTTCCAGATACTTGCCGATGAAGATAAAGGCCTTTAGCGTGGGATCGACTGGCGAATTCTCGATGCCGCCCCAGAAGGCGAGCATGTCATCGGTGATGTCTCGCTGGTTGTAGATGTCCTCGGCATCGGCTGCATGCTTGGCGGCATCTGTAATGTTGGTCATCGCCAGTTCGACGTATTGCAGCAGTCGGGAGCTCAGTTCCGGGCGCAGAATCACGGCATTGTTGAACGCGGAAGTAACTGCGGAACGCACGGAGTCCGGGTTCGAGCCGTCGTACAGGAAGCTTTCCACGAACCCATCAAAGTCCTCGAAGTCCTCGGGCAGATCGAGGGCATGAGCGAAGGGCCGGAAGGCGTCTACATCAGTGTCCATCACACGGTCATAGAACGGGAAGAACTGGTTCAGGGTGGTGAAGGCACGTTCGGTGTATCGGCCCAACCAATACAGATTGTCCGCTTTAGAAGCGGTGACCAAGGCCAGCGAATGGTGACGCGACTGACTCAGCAGGTTCGCCATCTGCACCTCTGTACCGTATTCGTGTTCCACTCCGGTCTCCGGCGCCAACACCCACGTATCCTTGAATCCACCGCCCTGCGACGAGTTGACGATCATCTGGCCAGGCACGGACGAATAACGGGTCAGGCCCGAATACCACACATGCGTGTTCTTGCCGGTCACCACGAAGGCGC
This sequence is a window from Bifidobacterium breve DSM 20213 = JCM 1192. Protein-coding genes within it:
- the infB gene encoding translation initiation factor IF-2, with translation MAKPRVYELAKDLNVDSKTVLEKLKDMGEFVKSASSTIEPPVARRLKAAFDKDDKGDAKPAASAQKPAAKPAQHKPAAAATHQGAAPAAATPGPRPQAERPAAPAPARHNNQHDNGGRPSRQGQGRPNGNRQGQGRPNGGQPGQHQNNRGGQGGSRPTAGGNASNAIPRPHAQGPRPGNNPFSRKQGMHSPTPGDIPRPHPMARPTTEGGRGGRPGRPGQGQGQGRGGFRGGRPGQGGQGGPRPGQWGHNRPGQGGAAQGGGARGGFRGGQGGGNNFQGGGAPSNGPARGGGRGGRGGTAGAFGRQGGKSSKARKNRLAKRHEYEELKAPTIGGVRIPNGNGQTIRLRQGASLADLAEKINVNQAALVTVLFHLGQMATATQSLDEETFQILGEEIGWNIQLVSAEEEDKELLQQFDINLDEEELQDDEDLKPRPPVVTVMGHVDHGKTRLLDTIRKTNVIAREAGGITQRIGAYQVTVDLEGEPRKITFLDTPGHEAFTAMRARGAELTDVAILVVAADDGVMPQTVEAINHAQAAKVPIVVAVNKIDVPGANPEKVRGQLTEFGLVPEEYGGDTMFVDISAKQGTNVDKLLEAVLLTADAELDLRANPDMDARGATVEARLDKGRGAVATVLVQSGTLHVGDAIVAGTSYGRVRAMLDENGRAMDAAGPSTPVQVLGLTSVPTAGDLFLVASDDRAARQIAEKRQATERAAQLAKRRKVVSLEDFKKKFAESEIDMLNIVIKGDSSGSVEALEDSLMKIEVSDEVGIQVIHRGVGAITQNDVNLATVDKAVIIGFNVRPNRQVADLAEREGVEIKYYSVIYRAIEDIEASLKGMLKPEYEEVVTSHSEIREIFRSSKFGNIAGVMVQDGEVKRGTKCRILRNGVATVNDLEISSLRRFKDDVQSVKEGYEAGINLGTFNDIELGDIIETFEMQEVERK
- the nusA gene encoding transcription termination factor NusA — translated: MELDLTGMHKLAAEQGIDPETLDDALAEALRLAYLKTPHAAKHARVELDERAGSFTVWAADDIPVEPTEDDPHPAPELGEEYDDTPHDFGRLAAATARQVITQLFRKVEDEKVFGAFSGQKGKLVTGIIQQDASDPTNVHVAMGEVEAILPRREQVPGERYRHGERIRVYVVNVARGIKGPEIVVSRSHPELVRKLFEREVPELVSGAVSIMAIAREAGARTKLAVKANTDGVNPKGALIGPSGARVRAVMENLGPEKIDIVDYSDDPAKFVAAALSPAVATGVQVISEKNKTAIAFIHDDQLSLAIGKEGQNARLAAKLTGWKIGIESAEAHAKKVAEEQAAEQAAAQAE
- a CDS encoding transglutaminase family protein, yielding MKKLVFDYEMKLSFSSPVTDHRFQLRCIPATGPRQQVIDVEVKIQPETELETTIDSFDSVVMTGFAPEPHDMFSYSVTGIAFVDNEHIKKEIYKPLYRFNSALTIPGPYVEAMIAVCRDRLAALPADATPVQQAAEVMDEVYKAFVYTPGSTTIRTTAEQALAQRKGVCQDYAHVMLSVCRHVGLTARYIAGLLGGEGATHAWVEVYQDGRWVGLDPTHNRLVDDNYITIAHGRDYRDCMLDIGIFSGYNVQQTQWVNASVHEQVA
- a CDS encoding LacI family DNA-binding transcriptional regulator; translated protein: MPVIEFAKQREYGVIINTYGSGGMGLSDNIEETYRLGADGWIFFTERALENKGEVLQQPCPVVLGGDYLSYGKCDQVTMPNTEAVRFAVGRLLDTGVRTIAVIGALPGMHGWEDVHDQRDGTQSLRIQGYVQAHEERGLTVDWRYVIPLLGWNQHGGVQAAASMLDSLPCPQAVLCLNDAIALGAIHELQRRGLRVPADVQLIGFDNVPESEYSVPALTTIDPHVDDYAKHAVDMLIERIEGYSGPARTYTTDFTVVERASTKLAR